Proteins from a genomic interval of Chroococcidiopsis thermalis PCC 7203:
- a CDS encoding polysaccharide pyruvyl transferase family protein, giving the protein MNQKKKIYLRGAYNLYNFGDDLLLISTLEFFSKHLRLTRENLELYGSKNFESRSQLKFDSDLELKHSVEWSDIIYRINLKLEQLRIPIQFPLVVHQLLGHVLRGEWLEQSRFLSFCQLVAIAIIIFTDIISYKLFQKALFTKEYINFLKQLDVIHYIGGGYLNERWLEVIIYEYITISLARSFNPKIKVIGTGLGLGPFKSRASLLIFKLFVKKFNYLFVRELESLSIIKNLKINVATKVLGDDVILLLPTLAQLKFEQRNYNYSSNPITAINLKSFPDYNYNLIKISLENYLKQLLDNQNSQPEYFCFGREPGPGDRNLLEILDRYYQNSLVIRDPYEEGWRSFLSRLAGARVGIGCAYHFNIILALFNIPTVGIYSGSYYKQKIVGVMQLLSKDTLVLSLDELGLEKDLAEVVNVAINAHTSGENKLEQMYAAMKQEYVDAYRSILS; this is encoded by the coding sequence ATGAATCAAAAGAAAAAGATTTATCTCAGAGGTGCTTACAATTTATATAACTTTGGAGACGATCTTTTACTCATCTCAACTCTAGAATTTTTCAGCAAGCATCTGAGACTAACCCGAGAAAATTTAGAATTATATGGCTCGAAGAATTTTGAATCGCGATCGCAACTCAAATTTGATAGCGATTTAGAGTTAAAGCATTCGGTAGAGTGGTCGGATATCATTTACCGAATTAACTTGAAACTAGAACAGTTACGCATACCGATTCAATTTCCCTTAGTCGTACACCAACTCCTCGGACATGTTTTGAGAGGAGAATGGTTAGAACAATCGCGTTTTTTAAGCTTTTGTCAATTAGTGGCGATCGCAATTATTATTTTTACCGACATCATTTCATATAAATTATTTCAAAAAGCTCTGTTTACCAAAGAATATATTAATTTTTTAAAGCAACTAGATGTCATTCACTACATAGGCGGAGGATATCTTAACGAACGTTGGTTAGAGGTGATTATTTATGAATACATAACTATTAGCTTGGCACGCAGTTTTAATCCAAAGATAAAAGTTATTGGTACGGGTTTGGGTTTAGGACCTTTTAAAAGTAGAGCAAGTCTCTTAATTTTTAAGCTTTTTGTCAAAAAGTTTAATTATTTGTTTGTGAGAGAACTGGAGTCTTTGTCGATAATTAAAAATTTGAAAATTAACGTAGCTACTAAAGTTTTAGGCGACGATGTTATTTTGCTTTTGCCTACACTCGCTCAGCTAAAATTCGAGCAACGCAATTACAATTATAGTTCAAATCCTATTACAGCTATTAATCTGAAATCTTTTCCAGACTATAACTACAATTTAATTAAAATCAGTTTAGAAAACTATCTTAAACAGTTACTAGATAATCAAAATTCTCAACCAGAATACTTTTGTTTTGGTAGAGAACCGGGTCCAGGCGATCGCAACTTACTCGAAATCCTCGATCGCTATTATCAAAATAGTTTAGTTATTCGCGATCCTTATGAAGAGGGATGGCGCAGTTTTTTAAGTCGCTTGGCTGGCGCTCGTGTAGGAATCGGTTGTGCTTACCACTTTAATATAATCCTAGCTCTGTTTAATATTCCTACTGTGGGAATTTACTCTGGAAGTTATTACAAACAGAAAATAGTAGGAGTTATGCAACTTCTGAGCAAAGATACACTCGTATTATCACTCGATGAGTTGGGATTGGAAAAAGATTTAGCCGAGGTTGTCAATGTAGCGATTAATGCTCATACATCGGGAGAAAATAAATTAGAGCAGATGTATGCAGCAATGAAACAAGAATATGTAGATGCTTATAGAAGTATTTTGAGTTGA
- a CDS encoding GNAT family N-acetyltransferase, producing the protein MIHEFTYGKLADEIEKRQLGQIVEQCFIGSPSDTEPYLNRIGVDNFRVIRQAKEVVGGLGLLPMGQWYGGVCVPMTGIAAVGIAPEHRGSGAAIALMQNVVRELHESGMPLSVLYPATQRLYRKAGYEQGGSYCSWEIPTQSIQIIEQPLPAIPVALENFEWQKLYQQQAKSNNGNLERHQAIWQRLMQPDEKETIYAYLLGSLDQPQGYIIFRQRRGENESYLVVRDWVILTTAAAKSFWAFLAKHRSMVNKVQWRGSVVESLSLLLPEQTLDPKFVERWVLRIINVEKALAARGYPSGVESELHLEVQDDLLDANQGKFILSVANGRGEVTRGGKGEMKLDVRGLAPLYTNLFTPQQLQQMGYLQATESAIATATALFANSSPWMPDFF; encoded by the coding sequence ATGATTCATGAATTCACCTACGGCAAGCTGGCAGATGAGATAGAGAAGCGGCAACTGGGGCAGATTGTCGAACAATGTTTTATCGGCTCTCCCAGCGATACGGAGCCATACCTTAACAGGATTGGCGTAGACAATTTTCGCGTTATCCGGCAAGCTAAAGAAGTTGTGGGAGGTTTGGGGCTGCTGCCGATGGGGCAGTGGTATGGTGGTGTCTGCGTGCCGATGACAGGCATTGCAGCCGTGGGGATTGCGCCAGAACATCGGGGATCGGGGGCAGCGATCGCTCTGATGCAAAATGTAGTACGGGAACTGCATGAGAGTGGAATGCCGCTTTCGGTACTTTATCCAGCTACGCAACGCTTATACAGAAAAGCTGGTTACGAACAAGGTGGAAGCTATTGTAGCTGGGAAATTCCAACTCAGAGTATTCAGATAATAGAGCAGCCGCTACCTGCTATACCTGTAGCACTAGAGAACTTTGAATGGCAAAAGCTTTATCAGCAGCAGGCAAAGTCAAATAATGGTAATCTCGAACGTCATCAAGCGATTTGGCAAAGACTGATGCAGCCAGATGAAAAAGAAACCATCTATGCTTATTTGCTAGGTTCATTAGACCAACCCCAAGGTTATATTATCTTTCGGCAACGCCGAGGAGAAAATGAATCCTATTTGGTGGTGAGAGACTGGGTTATTCTTACCACAGCAGCAGCTAAAAGTTTTTGGGCTTTTCTTGCTAAACATCGTTCAATGGTCAATAAGGTACAGTGGCGAGGTTCTGTAGTTGAATCTTTGAGCTTATTACTACCAGAGCAAACCCTAGACCCCAAGTTTGTTGAGCGTTGGGTATTGCGAATTATTAATGTAGAAAAAGCTCTAGCCGCACGGGGTTATCCCTCTGGTGTCGAATCAGAGTTGCACTTAGAAGTCCAAGACGATCTGTTAGACGCAAATCAGGGCAAGTTTATTCTGTCTGTAGCCAACGGACGGGGTGAGGTGACAAGAGGTGGTAAAGGTGAGATGAAGTTAGACGTACGCGGTTTAGCACCGTTGTATACAAACTTATTCACTCCCCAGCAACTACAGCAAATGGGATATCTCCAGGCTACGGAATCAGCGATCGCCACAGCAACGGCTTTATTTGCTAATTCATCACCCTGGATGCCTGATTTCTTCTAG
- a CDS encoding ABC transporter ATP-binding protein: protein MSNIVLRVEDLGKKYLISHQQPNSTLRDAIASTAKSIKHKFLAKSTANSSAKEEFWALKSVSFEVKQGDVLGIVGRNGAGKSTLLKLLSRITEPTKGEIWIQGRVASLLEVGTGFHHELTGRENIFLNGSILGMSRVEIKQKFDEIVAFAEVEKFLDTPVKYYSSGMYVRLAFAVAAHLEPEILIVDEVLAVGDVQFQKKCLGKMGDVAREGRTILFVSHSMSTVESLCNRGVLLESGIVSLNASSEEVVRAYLEKAYGTAKELPLSQRRDRSGSGRIRVSSFKLLNEQGEEEPALQSGKNYDFAIGYSNNTGERLNNVVVCVDLIDERGVRVILLKSTFTNHNLTLNSDRGYILCRVKNFPLVQGMYRVTLHLAHADREVLDHIEDAANVSVDGGDFFGTGNPGIPNLCKFLVNADWSTTSANTFSNTQII, encoded by the coding sequence GTGTCTAATATTGTATTACGGGTAGAAGATTTAGGAAAGAAATATCTCATCAGCCATCAGCAGCCAAACTCAACTTTACGGGATGCGATCGCTAGTACTGCCAAATCTATCAAACATAAATTTTTAGCAAAATCTACAGCTAATAGTTCAGCTAAAGAAGAATTTTGGGCTTTAAAAAGTGTTTCTTTTGAAGTGAAACAAGGCGACGTTTTAGGAATTGTCGGTCGCAATGGCGCGGGAAAATCTACACTTTTGAAGCTGTTGAGCCGAATTACCGAACCTACAAAAGGAGAGATTTGGATTCAAGGGAGAGTCGCGAGTCTTTTGGAAGTAGGAACGGGATTTCATCATGAACTTACAGGTCGAGAAAATATTTTTCTCAACGGCTCTATTTTAGGCATGAGTCGAGTTGAAATTAAACAAAAATTTGATGAAATTGTGGCTTTTGCTGAAGTCGAAAAATTTTTAGATACTCCAGTTAAATACTATTCTTCTGGGATGTACGTGCGGCTGGCTTTTGCGGTTGCGGCTCACTTAGAACCAGAAATTTTAATTGTAGACGAAGTACTGGCAGTCGGCGACGTGCAGTTTCAGAAAAAATGCTTGGGAAAAATGGGAGATGTTGCCAGAGAAGGACGGACAATTTTATTCGTCAGTCACAGCATGAGTACGGTAGAATCTCTCTGCAATCGAGGTGTTTTACTTGAATCTGGTATTGTTAGTTTAAATGCTAGTTCTGAAGAAGTTGTCAGAGCTTACCTAGAAAAAGCTTACGGTACAGCTAAAGAACTTCCCTTAAGTCAAAGAAGAGATCGGAGTGGCTCGGGAAGAATAAGAGTTTCTAGTTTTAAACTTTTAAACGAACAAGGCGAAGAAGAACCAGCATTACAATCGGGAAAAAACTATGATTTTGCAATTGGCTATTCAAATAATACAGGAGAGCGTTTGAATAACGTCGTTGTTTGTGTAGATTTGATTGACGAGCGCGGCGTTAGAGTCATTTTATTAAAAAGTACTTTTACAAATCATAACCTCACGCTGAATTCCGACCGAGGTTATATTTTATGCCGGGTTAAGAATTTTCCTTTAGTTCAAGGTATGTATCGGGTAACATTACATCTAGCTCACGCCGATAGAGAAGTACTCGACCACATAGAAGACGCTGCGAATGTTAGCGTAGATGGAGGTGATTTCTTTGGTACGGGTAATCCGGGTATTCCTAACCTCTGCAAGTTTTTAGTTAATGCTGATTGGTCTACAACTTCGGCTAATACCTTCTCTAATACGCAAATAATTTAA
- a CDS encoding glycosyltransferase family 2 protein translates to MHIVGRTKLPKSAEVAKLYLQCNDKAAIDYSAETPEVVFALQGFISTNSYFNSLYETFYTKYTTLDRLFYLLNLEGDFQVSVYREISSRVSETNSRQLLSREKFLNCKIGKATEIELPELQQIQTERGRIYFELECLSQSGKLRESFLATPQLPEREVSLAVVACTFQKEAFIKRTIKTILQDKLLQSKSIEILIVDNAGTLNHSEFSDRKTKLISQRNIGGSGGFTRGIVEALSSNRNSHILLLDDDIELESEAIYRVITLNEYAKHDLVIAGSMLDLSQKHQLYEAGALYNKALHNRDFQAFNIVRLHHHLDLQNVSNLNLLVETEPIDSAGFYFLSVPRTIFESVGLLLPLFLKVDDTEFCLRVQERYGNDVIVAFPGIAVWHEPFFAKSSIWNYYYYRNDSIVQAMHGTLRYADAIAHFTKAIVSSLLVFDYKNAQMLIQAFEDYLQGAKILQHADPEQWHSQIVKLDRSCQTQHIQYHNLPSHRQTEQDSTATFMEKIVSLLTLNGHFLPNVFTQDKDVLLWQTAEHADRRSRAFRKKRILIFKEGGQCLYRNELDKSRGIKLLVRWIAIAMKSRIEWSKVTREWQQARRELTSLQFWRRYLNLEKSSLEKSEHQDLVV, encoded by the coding sequence ATGCATATAGTAGGTAGAACAAAACTACCAAAATCGGCAGAAGTTGCTAAATTATATCTACAATGCAACGATAAAGCAGCAATCGACTATAGTGCAGAGACTCCAGAAGTGGTGTTTGCTCTACAAGGATTTATTTCTACTAATTCATACTTCAATTCTTTATACGAAACATTTTACACCAAGTACACGACTTTAGATCGACTTTTTTATTTGCTGAACCTAGAGGGAGATTTTCAAGTTTCTGTTTATCGAGAAATATCTAGTAGGGTTTCTGAAACAAATTCTCGTCAATTACTCAGTCGAGAAAAATTTCTCAACTGCAAGATCGGCAAGGCAACAGAGATCGAGCTACCTGAGCTACAACAAATACAAACTGAGCGAGGTAGAATCTATTTTGAATTAGAATGCTTGAGTCAATCGGGAAAACTACGAGAAAGCTTTCTCGCGACTCCACAATTACCAGAACGCGAAGTTTCGTTAGCAGTTGTTGCTTGTACTTTTCAAAAAGAGGCTTTTATTAAACGAACCATCAAAACTATTTTACAGGATAAATTATTACAGAGCAAATCGATAGAAATCTTAATTGTAGATAATGCTGGAACTTTGAATCACTCGGAGTTTAGCGATCGCAAAACAAAATTAATTAGTCAGAGAAATATTGGTGGGAGTGGTGGATTTACGAGAGGAATCGTTGAAGCCTTGAGCAGCAATCGCAATTCTCACATTTTGTTATTAGATGACGATATAGAGCTAGAAAGCGAAGCCATTTATCGAGTTATTACCTTAAACGAATATGCCAAACACGATTTAGTTATAGCTGGTAGTATGCTCGATTTATCTCAAAAGCATCAATTATATGAAGCAGGCGCTTTGTATAATAAAGCACTACATAATAGAGATTTTCAAGCATTTAATATAGTTAGATTACATCATCATCTCGACTTGCAAAACGTCAGCAATCTAAATCTACTCGTCGAAACAGAACCGATAGATTCGGCAGGTTTCTACTTTTTGAGCGTCCCGCGAACAATTTTTGAATCAGTCGGGTTACTCTTACCTTTATTCCTTAAGGTAGATGACACTGAATTTTGTTTGAGAGTTCAAGAGAGGTATGGCAACGATGTAATTGTAGCTTTTCCGGGGATTGCGGTATGGCACGAACCTTTTTTCGCGAAATCTTCGATTTGGAACTATTACTATTACCGGAACGACTCGATCGTTCAAGCCATGCATGGAACTTTAAGGTATGCAGATGCGATCGCACATTTTACGAAAGCTATTGTTTCCAGTTTGTTAGTTTTTGACTATAAAAACGCTCAAATGCTTATTCAAGCTTTTGAAGATTATCTCCAAGGGGCAAAAATTCTTCAGCACGCCGATCCCGAACAGTGGCACAGTCAAATTGTTAAACTCGATCGTAGTTGTCAAACTCAACATATCCAATATCATAACTTACCATCCCACCGCCAAACAGAACAAGACTCGACGGCTACTTTCATGGAAAAAATTGTCAGTTTATTAACTCTCAACGGTCATTTTCTCCCTAACGTTTTTACACAAGACAAAGATGTATTACTATGGCAAACAGCCGAACATGCAGATCGGCGATCGCGAGCCTTTAGAAAGAAAAGAATTCTCATCTTTAAAGAAGGAGGTCAATGTTTATACCGAAATGAGCTTGACAAATCGAGGGGAATCAAGTTGCTAGTTCGATGGATTGCAATTGCAATGAAAAGTCGAATTGAATGGTCGAAGGTAACGAGAGAATGGCAGCAGGCAAGAAGAGAACTGACCTCTTTGCAATTCTGGCGGCGATATCTCAATTTAGAAAAATCGAGCTTAGAAAAATCTGAGCATCAGGATTTAGTAGTTTAA
- a CDS encoding glycosyltransferase: MYYVVNRINFPKTEDTFNLYFASSKTEGIDVDCETGKIALAQNEIVSTNSYFNSFYESYYAKYTNLNSLYYLLRLNGDFQVSVYREGYERERELLGQETFKQCRMTDGVKIALPTLQQSHTPQGRIYLEIQCLSDRGIFIEGAIVTEEQPVRNISLAIISCTFKKEAYIKNTVKTIFQDPLLANKSWQIFVVDNGQTLNEDDFPDAKLQLIPNENLGGSGGFTKGMVTALQSDCYTHLLLMDDDILLDTEAIYRLFGIYEYAKEDFAVAGSMLDLYKKHILYEAGAAYDKDPQSFKKAPFRVAPLKHNLELQKTESLNLLLSEDDIDYGGFWFFAVPSQFVKEIGFLLPFFIKIDDMEFGLRIKRRLGKQIVAFPSIAAWHEPFYSKVIVWDGYYYTRNNLIARTIYGTIKYTNTLFKFTQDLIYALLIFEYNYAEMIVRAFEDYLQGPNLLKKNSPEKLHQEIVQLSKSYKTQTLQPNYYLDTELSPPRTKAKIWQKLASLLTINGHLLPNFIHSDGEVMLWQNSAHAGTISRVFRKKKVTIYREENSCLLQNEIDKPIGINLIIRWLKIVIISTRKWSAIVREWKTAAPELTSMSFWQQYLKLEESK, translated from the coding sequence ATGTACTACGTAGTAAATCGTATTAATTTTCCGAAAACGGAGGACACTTTCAACTTATACTTTGCCAGCAGTAAAACTGAAGGTATTGATGTAGACTGCGAGACAGGAAAGATCGCTCTGGCGCAGAATGAAATTGTTTCAACTAACTCTTATTTCAATTCTTTTTATGAAAGCTATTATGCTAAATATACAAATCTAAATTCGCTTTACTATTTGTTGAGACTAAATGGTGATTTTCAAGTTTCAGTTTATAGAGAAGGGTACGAACGAGAGCGAGAATTACTCGGACAAGAGACATTCAAACAGTGCCGAATGACAGATGGCGTTAAAATTGCCTTACCTACTCTCCAGCAAAGTCATACACCTCAAGGCAGAATTTATTTAGAAATTCAGTGCTTGAGCGATCGCGGCATATTTATAGAGGGAGCGATCGTCACTGAAGAACAACCTGTGAGAAATATCTCGCTGGCAATTATTAGTTGTACTTTTAAAAAAGAAGCATATATCAAAAATACAGTCAAGACAATTTTTCAAGATCCTTTATTAGCGAATAAGTCTTGGCAAATCTTTGTAGTTGATAACGGTCAAACCTTAAATGAAGATGATTTTCCTGATGCCAAACTTCAGTTAATTCCAAATGAAAATTTGGGAGGAAGTGGTGGTTTTACAAAAGGAATGGTGACAGCCTTACAATCCGACTGCTACACTCATCTTTTATTAATGGACGACGATATCTTACTAGATACAGAGGCAATCTATCGTTTATTCGGCATTTACGAATACGCTAAAGAAGATTTTGCTGTTGCTGGTAGTATGCTGGATTTATATAAAAAACATATTTTATATGAGGCTGGAGCCGCATACGATAAAGACCCACAAAGCTTTAAGAAAGCACCGTTTCGCGTTGCTCCTCTTAAGCACAATCTCGAACTCCAAAAAACTGAGTCTCTGAACTTACTCTTATCAGAAGATGATATAGATTACGGGGGTTTTTGGTTTTTCGCTGTCCCCAGTCAGTTTGTTAAGGAAATCGGATTTCTCCTACCTTTCTTTATTAAGATAGATGACATGGAATTCGGTCTCAGGATAAAAAGGCGGCTGGGTAAGCAGATTGTAGCATTTCCATCTATTGCTGCTTGGCACGAACCATTTTATAGCAAAGTTATCGTATGGGATGGTTATTACTACACTCGCAATAATCTGATTGCACGAACTATTTATGGAACTATAAAGTATACGAACACGCTGTTTAAATTTACTCAAGATTTAATTTACGCGCTATTGATATTTGAATACAATTATGCCGAGATGATAGTCAGAGCTTTTGAAGATTACCTTCAAGGACCAAATCTTCTCAAAAAGAACTCTCCCGAAAAATTACACCAAGAAATAGTTCAATTGAGCAAAAGTTACAAGACTCAAACTTTACAGCCAAACTATTATCTGGATACTGAGCTTAGTCCACCCAGAACGAAAGCTAAAATTTGGCAGAAATTAGCAAGTTTATTGACGATTAACGGTCATTTACTTCCAAATTTTATTCATAGCGACGGCGAAGTCATGCTTTGGCAAAACAGCGCTCATGCTGGGACGATTAGTCGCGTTTTTAGGAAAAAGAAAGTGACTATTTATCGAGAAGAAAATAGTTGTTTATTACAAAACGAAATAGATAAGCCAATTGGAATTAACTTAATAATACGCTGGCTTAAGATTGTCATTATAAGTACTAGAAAATGGTCGGCGATTGTTAGAGAATGGAAAACTGCTGCGCCTGAATTGACTTCCATGAGTTTTTGGCAACAATATCTCAAGCTTGAAGAATCAAAATAG
- a CDS encoding ABC transporter permease: protein MQTKPQELTIKAGRTEALYWQDLWRYRELFYFLAWRDILVRYKQTAIGITWALIRPFLAMLISTFVFGNLAKLPSGGVPYPLLVFAAMLPWQFFANSLSESSLSLINNANLVSKIYFPRAIVPASSVIVSFVDLLISGMLLLALMIWYNFVPDWRILTLPFFTAIAIAAAIGGGLWLAALNVRYRDFRHIVPFIVQFGFYISPVAYSSSIIPQKWRLLYSLNPMVGVIDGFRWATLSGTSTIYLPGFILSTILVAVLLASGIWYFRKTERTFADVI, encoded by the coding sequence ATGCAGACGAAACCGCAAGAATTAACAATTAAAGCAGGACGCACGGAAGCATTATATTGGCAAGATTTATGGCGCTATCGCGAATTATTTTACTTCTTAGCTTGGCGAGATATTTTAGTCCGTTATAAACAAACAGCGATTGGCATTACTTGGGCGTTAATTCGACCATTTTTAGCAATGTTAATTTCTACCTTTGTTTTTGGAAACTTAGCAAAACTACCTTCTGGTGGCGTACCATATCCACTGCTTGTATTTGCTGCCATGTTGCCTTGGCAGTTTTTTGCTAACTCTTTATCAGAGTCTAGCCTCAGTTTAATTAATAATGCTAATTTAGTCTCTAAAATTTATTTTCCTCGGGCAATCGTTCCGGCTAGTTCGGTGATTGTAAGTTTCGTAGATTTATTAATTTCTGGGATGCTGCTATTAGCGTTGATGATTTGGTACAATTTTGTCCCAGATTGGCGAATTTTAACGCTACCATTTTTTACGGCGATCGCGATCGCCGCTGCAATTGGTGGTGGATTGTGGTTAGCAGCGTTAAACGTTAGATACCGAGATTTTCGGCACATCGTACCGTTTATCGTTCAGTTTGGTTTCTATATTTCGCCAGTCGCTTACAGTAGTAGCATTATCCCGCAAAAATGGCGCTTGCTATACTCGTTAAATCCAATGGTAGGGGTGATTGATGGCTTTCGTTGGGCAACGTTAAGCGGCACATCAACCATTTATTTACCTGGATTTATTCTATCTACAATATTAGTTGCCGTACTTTTAGCCAGCGGCATTTGGTACTTTCGGAAAACCGAACGTACTTTCGCAGATGTTATTTAG
- the glf gene encoding UDP-galactopyranose mutase codes for MFDYLIVGAGFAGSVLAERLASQLGKKILIIDTRSHIGGNAYDCFNEDGILIHKYGPHIFHTNSRDVFEYLSQFTQWRSYEHRVLASVDGQLVPIPINLDTVNRLYGLSLTSFELENFFASVAEPKEYIRTSEDVVVNKVGRELYEKFFRNYTRKQWDMDPSELDKSVTSRVATRTNRDNRYFTDTYQAMPLHGFTRMFEKMLSHPNIKVMLNTDYREILDVIPFSKMIYTGPIDLFFNYRYGKLPYRSLEFKHETINTPVHQPVAVVNYPNEHLYTRVTEFKYLTGQEHLKTGIVYEFPRAQGDPYYPVPRPENTELYKKYKALADATPEVHFVGRLATYKYYNMDQVVAQALMVYKKIVEAGDDTSEKANRELARV; via the coding sequence ATGTTTGATTACCTAATTGTGGGAGCGGGTTTCGCAGGTAGCGTCTTAGCAGAACGACTGGCGAGTCAGTTAGGCAAAAAAATTCTGATAATCGATACGCGATCGCATATAGGTGGCAATGCTTACGATTGCTTCAATGAGGATGGTATTCTGATTCACAAATACGGTCCCCACATTTTCCACACAAACTCTCGGGACGTTTTCGAGTACCTCTCGCAATTTACTCAGTGGCGGTCTTACGAACACCGCGTACTGGCTAGCGTAGACGGTCAATTAGTCCCGATTCCAATTAACCTCGATACGGTAAATCGGCTGTATGGATTGAGTCTCACTTCTTTTGAGCTGGAAAATTTCTTTGCCTCGGTAGCAGAACCCAAAGAATACATTCGCACTTCTGAAGATGTTGTCGTGAATAAGGTCGGTCGAGAACTCTACGAAAAGTTCTTCCGCAACTACACGCGCAAGCAATGGGATATGGACCCATCTGAACTGGATAAGTCGGTGACTTCCCGGGTGGCAACGCGCACGAACCGCGATAATCGGTATTTTACAGATACTTATCAAGCCATGCCACTACACGGCTTTACCCGCATGTTTGAGAAGATGCTATCTCATCCCAATATTAAGGTGATGCTGAACACTGACTACAGAGAAATTCTGGATGTCATACCGTTTAGCAAGATGATCTATACAGGTCCCATTGACTTGTTCTTTAACTATCGCTACGGCAAGTTACCATACCGTTCTTTGGAATTCAAGCACGAAACTATCAATACGCCCGTGCATCAGCCAGTTGCCGTCGTGAACTACCCTAACGAACACCTGTATACTCGCGTTACAGAGTTCAAGTACCTCACCGGGCAAGAACATTTAAAAACAGGTATCGTTTACGAGTTTCCTCGCGCCCAGGGCGATCCTTACTACCCCGTACCGCGACCGGAAAATACCGAACTTTACAAAAAATACAAGGCGTTAGCCGATGCGACACCAGAAGTACATTTTGTAGGACGGCTAGCAACTTATAAGTACTACAACATGGATCAAGTAGTGGCTCAAGCGCTGATGGTCTATAAGAAAATCGTAGAAGCTGGCGACGATACGTCAGAAAAAGCGAATCGAGAATTAGCGCGCGTTTAG
- a CDS encoding O-methyltransferase: protein MAVESVTNDLYSLEHLSHRFQITPDRIAQIATDRNLKQHQISGQLYLQKNEVQQLIEELFPDINDESLGYEIPEYLQNSPDAWAETLVKMYREKFTYPASVSPSQGEFLKSLTGNIAPKNVVEIGCFTGISTIWLAAGLEQTGGAGKINSIDLFEDIIPAPPYHRAYLPNPLEYAQNSVANAQLAHRVKFHKSNSVAVGERIHEILSEPIDFIYIDGDHTKEGCEKDFLLFYPHVAIGGYIVLHDIYPEYCNWDGPRYVIDKYIKTSPHFELMEVKTSPVNYGMAVIRKVSHDKSLELRTKLKNTALWQGIKDKPLGNFIKKNIF, encoded by the coding sequence ATGGCTGTAGAATCTGTCACGAACGATCTGTATTCGCTCGAACACTTATCTCATAGATTTCAAATTACGCCAGATCGTATTGCTCAAATTGCTACAGATAGGAACTTAAAGCAACATCAAATTAGCGGACAATTGTATTTACAAAAAAATGAAGTTCAGCAGTTAATTGAGGAATTATTTCCAGATATTAACGATGAGAGTCTCGGTTACGAAATACCAGAGTACTTACAAAATAGTCCTGATGCGTGGGCAGAAACTCTAGTTAAAATGTATCGGGAAAAATTTACTTATCCTGCTTCTGTTTCGCCATCGCAAGGAGAGTTTTTAAAATCTCTTACGGGCAATATTGCCCCAAAAAATGTAGTAGAAATTGGTTGTTTCACGGGAATTTCTACAATTTGGCTAGCTGCTGGATTAGAACAAACTGGAGGCGCGGGAAAGATTAATTCAATCGATCTATTTGAGGATATCATACCCGCTCCCCCCTATCATCGTGCCTACTTACCTAATCCACTAGAATACGCTCAAAATTCTGTAGCAAATGCCCAACTAGCGCATAGAGTTAAGTTTCATAAATCGAACTCTGTAGCCGTAGGAGAAAGAATTCATGAAATTCTGAGCGAACCTATAGATTTTATTTATATTGACGGAGATCATACCAAAGAAGGATGCGAAAAAGATTTTCTACTTTTTTACCCTCATGTAGCGATTGGCGGATATATCGTGTTGCATGACATTTATCCAGAATATTGCAACTGGGATGGTCCTCGATATGTTATCGATAAATACATTAAAACTTCTCCTCATTTTGAGTTAATGGAAGTCAAGACAAGTCCAGTTAATTACGGTATGGCGGTGATTCGTAAAGTGAGCCACGATAAAAGTTTGGAATTACGTACCAAGCTAAAAAATACAGCCTTGTGGCAAGGAATCAAAGATAAGCCATTGGGTAATTTTATTAAGAAGAATATCTTTTAA